One stretch of Amblyraja radiata isolate CabotCenter1 chromosome 9, sAmbRad1.1.pri, whole genome shotgun sequence DNA includes these proteins:
- the LOC116977301 gene encoding pleckstrin homology domain-containing family G member 3-like, translated as MPEGSLCSAKEAPGVEESPRTSSTSSLSSHDRTSTVTISTSSTSVNTDCSDYERPASASSLGSLQDFRAPLETMAQAGIDIGVELAPPPRMPKAERERNNNNNNLVERANINFRQHPMSPIATRAMAPNPKLSYVDRVVMEIIETERMYVQDLRSIIEVGKLRCTISTYGINPTEQEAN; from the coding sequence AATCTCCCAGGACTTCTTCCACCTCTTCCTTGAGCAGCCATGACAGGACGTCCACAGTCACCATCTCCACCAGCTCCACATCAGTCAACACAGACTGCTCTGACTACGAGCGCCCCGCCAGTGCCAGCTCCTTGGGTTCCCTGCAGGATTTCCGTGCCCCCTTGGAGACCATGGCCCAGGCGGGCATTGACATAGGCGTGGAGCTGGCACCGCCCCCGCGGATGCCCAAGGCCGAGCGGGaacgcaacaacaacaacaacaacttgGTGGAGCGGGCGAACATCAACTTCCGTCAACACCCCATGTCCCCCATCGCAACCAGGGCCATGGCCCCTAATCCCAAACTGTCGtacgtggacagggtggtgatggAAATAATCGAGACCGAGCGAATGTATGTTCAAGATCTGAGGAGCATCATTGAGGTGGGTAAATTACGTTGCACCATTTCCACTTATGGTATAAACCCCACAGAGCAGGAGGCAAATTGA